The proteins below come from a single Aegilops tauschii subsp. strangulata cultivar AL8/78 chromosome 6, Aet v6.0, whole genome shotgun sequence genomic window:
- the LOC109756361 gene encoding uncharacterized protein isoform X1: MPSPPPSLSSLCRRLCFLLTILFMLSSARSSLEEEARALSVGDELVGETIPLRYGRRLYRLAGLRPPAWYEIKISYPTSIPSSFSIRLVNDPNAVEDLGSKNRRLLNTEKILFKAESTRPVYVLVMVEPEGVVAKPNVPERELALFNIVCDELLLGIPLFAWWVGTAALICIVLASIAPYFLPLHKLLNYEAAELSSVDAAKLS; this comes from the exons ATGCCATCTCCGCCGCCTTCACTCTCATCGCTATGCCGCCGCCTGTGCTTCCTCCTGACCATCCTCTTCATGCTCTCCTCCGCGCGCAG CAGCCTGGAGGAGGAGGCCAGGGCCCTTAGCGTCGGCGATGAGCTGGTGGGCGAGACCATCCCGCTTCGCTACGGCCGGAGGCTCTACAGGCTCGCCGGGCTACGGCCGCCCGCGTGGTACGAAATCAAGATCTCCTACCCGACCTCC ATACCGTCCAGCTTCTCCATTCGCCTCGTGAACGATCCTAATGCCGTTGAGGATTTGGGGAGTAAGAACAGGAGGTTGCTCAACACGGAGAAGATACTTTTCAAGGCTGAGAGCACCAGGCCG GTTTATGTTCTTGTCATGGTGGAGCCTGAGGGTGTGGTTGCAAAGCCAAATGTGCCAGAGCGAGAGCTTGCCCTGTTCAACATTG TTTGCGACGAACTTTTGCTGGGGATCCCACTTTTTGCCTGGTGGGTGGGAACTGCAGCATTAATTTGCATTGTGCTGGCATCAATAGCACCATATTTCCTTCCGCTGCACAAGCTACTTAACTATGAAGCTGCAGAATTGAGCAGCGTTGATGCAGCTAAGCTTTCCTGA
- the LOC109756361 gene encoding uncharacterized protein isoform X2, with product MPSPPPSLSSLCRRLCFLLTILFMLSSARSLEEEARALSVGDELVGETIPLRYGRRLYRLAGLRPPAWYEIKISYPTSIPSSFSIRLVNDPNAVEDLGSKNRRLLNTEKILFKAESTRPVYVLVMVEPEGVVAKPNVPERELALFNIVCDELLLGIPLFAWWVGTAALICIVLASIAPYFLPLHKLLNYEAAELSSVDAAKLS from the exons ATGCCATCTCCGCCGCCTTCACTCTCATCGCTATGCCGCCGCCTGTGCTTCCTCCTGACCATCCTCTTCATGCTCTCCTCCGCGCGCAG CCTGGAGGAGGAGGCCAGGGCCCTTAGCGTCGGCGATGAGCTGGTGGGCGAGACCATCCCGCTTCGCTACGGCCGGAGGCTCTACAGGCTCGCCGGGCTACGGCCGCCCGCGTGGTACGAAATCAAGATCTCCTACCCGACCTCC ATACCGTCCAGCTTCTCCATTCGCCTCGTGAACGATCCTAATGCCGTTGAGGATTTGGGGAGTAAGAACAGGAGGTTGCTCAACACGGAGAAGATACTTTTCAAGGCTGAGAGCACCAGGCCG GTTTATGTTCTTGTCATGGTGGAGCCTGAGGGTGTGGTTGCAAAGCCAAATGTGCCAGAGCGAGAGCTTGCCCTGTTCAACATTG TTTGCGACGAACTTTTGCTGGGGATCCCACTTTTTGCCTGGTGGGTGGGAACTGCAGCATTAATTTGCATTGTGCTGGCATCAATAGCACCATATTTCCTTCCGCTGCACAAGCTACTTAACTATGAAGCTGCAGAATTGAGCAGCGTTGATGCAGCTAAGCTTTCCTGA